One part of the Anser cygnoides isolate HZ-2024a breed goose chromosome 9, Taihu_goose_T2T_genome, whole genome shotgun sequence genome encodes these proteins:
- the ZIC4 gene encoding zinc finger protein ZIC 4 isoform X1, protein MSVDALGIPVMDPAALSRRSTALSLVDLAGAPRPQLHHRPPPSMPAFPAFAGHPHATAPTPPGEHAAESRLGPEHMGHRHHPPPQPPPQHRPAALKLSPAPQPRHQLHHHHHHHHHHHHPHHPAGQAQVVSSQTGAFGPAQSPALPYPVSHTAQALAAGRDFFIRRDLPAPLMPGLTEQHPAASSHHGLFVSTTGSYPGHHGHHQHHHSEAGNPSLFTGLHEQPPHAAPGGHLNGQIRLGLPGEMYARSEHFTQVPASRTDPFAASSLHSYGGMNLNVNLAPHHGPGAFFRYMRQPIKQELICKWIELDQTPKKLCSKTFSTMHELVTHVTVEHVGGPEQSNHICFWEECPREGKPFKAKYKLVNHIRVHTGEKPFPCPFPGCGKVFARSENLKIHKRTHTGEKPFKCEFEGCDRRFANSSDRKKHSHVHTSDKPYNCKVRGCDKSYTHPSSLRKHMKVHCKSPPPSSGYESSTPSLVSPSSDSGREPPASCSHAEPSAPAPPAANLSEWYVCQGAGARGPPGPPGPPAAPPPSRPDGQPRPHC, encoded by the exons ATGAGCGTGGATGCTTTGGGGATCCCAGTGATGGACCCTGCTGCACTCTCCCGGCGGAGCACGGCGCTGAGCTTAGTAGACTTGGCGGGGGCTCCTCGCCCCCAGCTCCACCACCGCCCCCCTCCGAGCATGCCGGCCTTCCCGGCCTTCGCCGGGCACCCCCACGCCACGGCACCCACGCCGCCGGGGGAGCACGCCGCCGAGTCCCGCCTTGGGCCAGAACACATGGGGCACCGCCaccatcctcctcctcagcctcctcctcagCATCGCCCCGCGGCCCTTAAGCTCAGCCCTGCCCCTCAGCCCCGCCAccagctccaccaccaccaccaccaccatcatcatcatcatcatcctcaTCATCCGGCAGGCCAAGCCCAGGTGGTCTCTAGTCAAACAGGAGCGTTTGGCCCGGCGCAGTCACCAGCACTCCCCTACCCCGTCTCTCACACAGCCCAGGCTCTGGCAGCAGGTAGGGACTTTTTCATACGCAGAGACCTGCCGGCCCCACTCATGCCAGGGCTGACCGAGCAGCACCCCGCTGCAAGTTCTCACCACGGACTGTTTGTCTCAACAACAGGTAGCTACCCCGGACACCATGgtcaccaccagcaccaccactcAGAAGCTGGGAATCCCTCTCTGTTCACTGGACTCCATGAGCAGCCTCCCCATGCAGCTCCAGGTGGCCATCTAAACGGACAGATAAGACTGGGGTTACCTGGAGAAATGTACGCCAGGTCTGAACATTTCACTCAAGTACCAGCCTCCAGGACAGAtccttttgctgcttcttcacTTCATAGCTACGGTGGCATGAATCTGAACGTGAACCTGGCTCCACACCACGGCCCGGGTGCCTTCTTTCGTTACATGAGGCAGCCCATCAAACAGGAACTCATCTGTAAGTGGATTGAGTTGGACCAGACTCCCAAAAAATTATGCTCGAAAACTTTCAGCACGATGCACGAGCTGGTGACTCATGTCACCGTGGAGCACGTTGGAGGACCCGAGCAGTCCAATCACATATGTTTCTGGGAAGAGTGTCCAAGAGAAGGGAAGCCTTTCAAGGCCAAATACAAACTTGTAAATCACATCAGAGTCCACACAGGTGAAAAACCTTTCCCCTGTCCTTTCCCAGGCTGTGGTAAAGTGTTTGCCAGATCAGAGAATCTCAAAATACACAAAAGAACTCATACAG GGGAGAAGCCGTTCAAATGCGAATTCGAGGGCTGCGACAGACGCTTCGCCAACAGCAGTGACAGGAAGAAGCACTCGCACGTCCACACCAGCGACAAGCCCTACAACTGCAAAGTGAGAGGCTGCGACAAGTCCTACAcccaccccagctccctgcGAAAACACATGAAAGTGCACTGCAAAtcccctcctcccagctccGGCTACGAGTCCTCCACGCCCTCCTTGGTGTCCCCCTCCTCGGACTccggccgggagccccccgccTCGTGTTCCCACGCCGAGCCCTCCgcgcccgcgccgcccgccgccaaCCTGAGCGAATGGTACGTGTGTCAGGGCGCGGgggcccgcggcccccccggcccccccgggccccccgccgcccccccgccgtCGCGCCCCgacgggcagccccggccccactGCTAG
- the ZIC4 gene encoding zinc finger protein ZIC 4 isoform X2, which produces MSVDALGIPVMDPAALSRRSTALSLVDLAGAPRPQLHHRPPPSMPAFPAFAGHPHATAPTPPGEHAAESRLGPEHMGHRHHPPPQPPPQHRPAALKLSPAPQPRHQLHHHHHHHHHHHHPHHPAGQAQVVSSQTGAFGPAQSPALPYPVSHTAQALAAGRDFFIRRDLPAPLMPGLTEQHPAASSHHGLFVSTTGSYPGHHGHHQHHHSEAGNPSLFTGLHEQPPHAAPGGHLNGQIRLGLPGEMYARSEHFTQVPASRTDPFAASSLHSYGGMNLNVNLAPHHGPGAFFRYMRQPIKQELICKWIELDQTPKKLCSKTFSTMHELVTHVTVEHVGGPEQSNHICFWEECPREGKPFKAKYKLVNHIRVHTGEKPFPCPFPGCGKVFARSENLKIHKRTHTGEKPFKCEFEGCDRRFANSSDRKKHSHVHTSDKPYNCKVRGCDKSYTHPSSLRKHMKVHCKSPPPSSGYESSTPSLVSPSSDSGREPPASCSHAEPSAPAPPAANLSE; this is translated from the exons ATGAGCGTGGATGCTTTGGGGATCCCAGTGATGGACCCTGCTGCACTCTCCCGGCGGAGCACGGCGCTGAGCTTAGTAGACTTGGCGGGGGCTCCTCGCCCCCAGCTCCACCACCGCCCCCCTCCGAGCATGCCGGCCTTCCCGGCCTTCGCCGGGCACCCCCACGCCACGGCACCCACGCCGCCGGGGGAGCACGCCGCCGAGTCCCGCCTTGGGCCAGAACACATGGGGCACCGCCaccatcctcctcctcagcctcctcctcagCATCGCCCCGCGGCCCTTAAGCTCAGCCCTGCCCCTCAGCCCCGCCAccagctccaccaccaccaccaccaccatcatcatcatcatcatcctcaTCATCCGGCAGGCCAAGCCCAGGTGGTCTCTAGTCAAACAGGAGCGTTTGGCCCGGCGCAGTCACCAGCACTCCCCTACCCCGTCTCTCACACAGCCCAGGCTCTGGCAGCAGGTAGGGACTTTTTCATACGCAGAGACCTGCCGGCCCCACTCATGCCAGGGCTGACCGAGCAGCACCCCGCTGCAAGTTCTCACCACGGACTGTTTGTCTCAACAACAGGTAGCTACCCCGGACACCATGgtcaccaccagcaccaccactcAGAAGCTGGGAATCCCTCTCTGTTCACTGGACTCCATGAGCAGCCTCCCCATGCAGCTCCAGGTGGCCATCTAAACGGACAGATAAGACTGGGGTTACCTGGAGAAATGTACGCCAGGTCTGAACATTTCACTCAAGTACCAGCCTCCAGGACAGAtccttttgctgcttcttcacTTCATAGCTACGGTGGCATGAATCTGAACGTGAACCTGGCTCCACACCACGGCCCGGGTGCCTTCTTTCGTTACATGAGGCAGCCCATCAAACAGGAACTCATCTGTAAGTGGATTGAGTTGGACCAGACTCCCAAAAAATTATGCTCGAAAACTTTCAGCACGATGCACGAGCTGGTGACTCATGTCACCGTGGAGCACGTTGGAGGACCCGAGCAGTCCAATCACATATGTTTCTGGGAAGAGTGTCCAAGAGAAGGGAAGCCTTTCAAGGCCAAATACAAACTTGTAAATCACATCAGAGTCCACACAGGTGAAAAACCTTTCCCCTGTCCTTTCCCAGGCTGTGGTAAAGTGTTTGCCAGATCAGAGAATCTCAAAATACACAAAAGAACTCATACAG GGGAGAAGCCGTTCAAATGCGAATTCGAGGGCTGCGACAGACGCTTCGCCAACAGCAGTGACAGGAAGAAGCACTCGCACGTCCACACCAGCGACAAGCCCTACAACTGCAAAGTGAGAGGCTGCGACAAGTCCTACAcccaccccagctccctgcGAAAACACATGAAAGTGCACTGCAAAtcccctcctcccagctccGGCTACGAGTCCTCCACGCCCTCCTTGGTGTCCCCCTCCTCGGACTccggccgggagccccccgccTCGTGTTCCCACGCCGAGCCCTCCgcgcccgcgccgcccgccgccaaCCTGAGCGAATG A